In Apis mellifera strain DH4 linkage group LG1, Amel_HAv3.1, whole genome shotgun sequence, the sequence GATAAatccatatttaaatatcgtatatgtgttcacgataaatattcgctatataataatcatttaatgtaattttttattattcgaattattatagaatatatagaatattatatatccatttatttttataataattattttataatttaagaattttcatatattcttttgacttcaaaaaaattttttttttaaacttcttaaatttttatagttctttttcttttatatagattaattatatattgtacattgGATAAAGCAAActtctaatttttgttaataattctcatttttttaaattataggtatattttttcttctatttatatttaaaaatagataattatctttttttatcatttaattttatatgtgaatacttcattatatttatagatttatatttacgtaaaattttattcattaagatatttttatttaaaataataaatgaattttaattttttattacaaaaataaagattttctataattgtttttgaaaatttttctctatttatttttttttcatttttttatcatttttaaaatagaatttaaaaacttttttaagagtttaaatttcaaaatgttgaagtaaacaattattatatataaaattattatatataatataaaataattaatctaaaaatattattaaaattaattatttttattttattttataaattgattatatgatttttgataaatgttaCAGGAAACCTATCCTTCTACACCACCAGTATGGTTTGCAGAATCAGAAGAAACAAGTGTTACAAATGCGGTACAAATTTTAAGTACTACTACAGGCCGTGACAACCATGTTATTAACCAAGTTGGGATTCTCTTGAAAGAATTATGTAGACTTCATTCATTACCTGAACCACCTGATGTTGAACGGTTAAGGACAGCTTTGGATCCATTACGTTTAGGAGGATCAAATGAAGCTACAGCACAAAGAATGGAAGCTGAAGATGCTGAAGATATTGAAGATGATGAAGAAAGTGATGCAGAAGAAGATCTTCATTTAGATATGGATGAAGGAGATGCCAATGCAAAGAGTAAggtaaataacaatatttaaatacaaaaattatttctatatgtagattatatttgtgtttaattatttattctatatttttaagggTGAAGAAATAGAATTGGAACATCTTGCAACATTAGAAAGGTTGAGACAAAATCAAAGACAAGATTACTTAAAAGGATCTGTTTGTGGCAGTGTGCAAGCTACAGATAGACTTATGAAAGAATTGCGTGATATTTATCGAAGTGACAGTTTCAAAAAAggtatattatctttaatttcaaatttataattttattaatatgttctagtgatataaaaatacttaaatttattaatatatttaaatattaaatttataggaaTGTACAGCATAGAATTAGTAAATGACAGTTTGTATGAATGGAATGTCAGGCTGATGTGTGTTGATCCTGATTCACCTTTACACAGCGATCTCATACttctaaaagaaaaggaaggcaAAGACAGTATTCTTCTTAACATGCTTTTTAAGGTATGTtcttaattcataattcatgtttttatatacatttttatgtaaatcaaaattattggttctaattgtattttaatataatttatttaatatatcacttttaagaatttgtttattatatatcttgaatatattttaattatatatgatatcaatatagatataatatcaatattgacaaatattttgaaaattttattaattcatatgacattaatattcttttatgtatcaatttttttagattgcaaagaaaattttccttatttttatgattgcaGGAAACTTATCCATTCGAACCTCCCTTTGTTAGAGTTGTGCATCCCATGATCTCTGGTGGTTACGTCCTTATAGGAGGCGCTATTTGCATGGAACTTCTAACAAAACAAGGTTGGAGTTCAGCCTACACAGTAGAAGCAGTCATCATGCAAATTTCCGCAACCTTAGTGAAGGGAAAAGCACGCATACAATTTCAAGGACCGGGTAGTGCTAGCAAAGTGTGTGGGCAAGGTCAATATAGTCTAGCACGTGCACAACAGTCATTCAAGTCTCTTGTACAAATACACGAAAAAAAtggtaagaaattaattttatttcttattttattaagttaagattttatgtaaataaaaaaaatgttcgacggaaaagaaatgaatatttttaacgattctgtgttatttaaataatgaatatatgttgaaaaatataaagcgttattaatatatttatgaaatcactaaataataaacataaaagttacaaaaatatatgttgaagtttatttattaagttataagtaatttaaattcgtaTTAGATGAAgtgaagagagaaataaaatgagactctatccattttatttcatttgctATATATTGCTGTCTCGGtttatctcgtttattttgtttcaacttcaattatttcatctaatgtaaatttaaattacttagcttaataaataagtctcaactaatattgttatataataacttttatgtttattttaatctctagAATCGACCCTCCAGAGAGGGTGTCTCACaagtatattaattacttacatttttttatcgtttgtttgtttttttcgtGATGATTAAAGtaatgggaaaaaaaattttttttaaaattacatttatatttatatctggtatattatttactttttacaatcttatataaatcCGCTGAATAAAAAAgtctttgtatatttttagtttttaatataacgtatttttatttctttctataaagaattcaatttacagaattacattaaatatattatgtttagaaGTTTACAGAtagtattacatatttaaatattcttataggTTGGTTTACCCCTCCAAAAGAGGATGGCTAATGAACATGAATCacggagaaagaaaagtttgTCGCGTGCTTACAGCTGAGACTTTAATTCGGTGTGTGCCCAACAAATAATTGTTACGATAATGATTTGATACACAAAACACAACATTAACTAGGTAACTTAAGATACTGAATTAATCTAACGCGTAATTCCTTTGATGGCTGAAAAGGCTGCCGCGCAAACAGTGAAGTGTTTGATTCTGTATGCATAGATTTTTCAGTAATTAGTGATTAGATCGCCAATCGCATTTGTgagatataatcatttttatctggAATTGATTCTTACGTTCGGAATTACTAAGAAtcttaattattccaaataatattaatcttagtTCTTTTTTGTGAGTACACATGTTGTACGTACGTACGAAACAGTGTAAACATTCTGTGAAATGCGTTTGCGCAATCCGTGCTTCCTTCCTTTCAATAGAAGGAACAGGATGGTTAGCAACTTAGATAGTTATATTGACAATTTTTctaagtgttttttttttatcattgtgaGCTTTCCTTTGTTCCATTCTatctaattgtattttaattcttttattcattgtgCAATTCATAAGTAAGTTGTTtggatatatttgttaaaagtaAACAGTAAACGAATCTAATGTAAGAATAGCGATGTTTCTGGGGGTAAAGCGAGTTTTGCTGTTACcttttgtatttattcgatacttcatttattaataaatatgattcaaTGTGAACGAGCACACAACTAAATCAtcacattttgaaatataatctgaaataaaatataatttggaaaatattaatatcacatatattactttaaaagatataccattagttataattttttcttaaaaatttcatgtatTACAAAagctaataaaataacaattcattaatgatttaatttttcagaattataaaattacaaatttttttttgtattgaagaaaatatataatatatttttttcttattagatattaaaacaatagatGTACATATTTCAATGCTTTTCGTTGctctatatatttcttaattattcatacttaatttttaattagatattattaatttcattcgaaaagaagatttttacaatttattttaattttcaatcattcttataaataaagaaacatagCAATACTAGTTAATATGTATTTCCTTAATATAACTAactaaaataagaattgtatagatgtatatacacatttcatatatcgattctttttttgaaaataatgctctttaaaaaatttttcttttttttcttaaattggagaatatataaatgcacaaaataagaattaagatTTGGTTGTGTGTCTCGTTTAATGTCTCACTTTTGTTATATCATTTACAAAGCGGTTGATGTGCTTGAGATTGATATGAAAGTTTGGTCTGTATGTTGGGCGTACGCTCAAGCGAACTTTTAGTGgtattctatatacatatatatatatatacataaatatatatcgtgaCATTTATTTGCAATCGAAGCTCTATTTGCATGACGTATTGAACGTAAAATTGCGCGAACGtgaaatcgttaaaaatttctttgtgcCACAGTAGAGTTTACACTGGCCAGTTTAAAGAGATGAGACGTAACAAGCGAACACGCGTACATTAAAGGCACCATTAGGATCGCGAAAACGAATTACcgctttttaagaaaaaaaaaaaaaaaattatatacacatgTATTATTGTGCAcatgtatttgaaatttatgagaCTATGCTATCCTCGTGCGTCTTTCTTCGTGAAAACATTTTCTTCTAACTGAACAAGTATCGTTCCCTTGTCTATAAAAGAAACAGACAATTATGGACTTCCGGTTCTTTTTCACAATGACTTCATCCCTAGTTATGATAGTAGTCATAAATTATCGTCGCTGTATGGCAAAATCGATGGCCAAATTATTGCGTATATGTTTATTAACAAGCgaatttctacatttttaaaatgattgctTTCATATCCTCGAGATATCTTAATTCCACTCCCAGAACGTCTATGCAACATGTTtcgtacatacatacatacatatatacaaacatCATACAACATACATAtaaacatacatacatacaaacataaatacatacatacatacaaacatacgtacatacatacatacatatatacatacatacatatggatatacatatacgtaccTACatatgtgcgcgcgcgcgcaaacACGCAAACACAATTACAATTCAAACGAAAATACGTGcacatataaaatacatttcatattatataaacacacACTGATATGTATGCATATTATGCATTCATAACACATGCTCCCGAttcgtgtatataaatatacatattccgTTCCTTGTGTTTCATCTTCGTACGTTgtatatatgcaaatttttatcaatcagtCGGCAAAACACGTTTGAACGGCGGAACACTCGTTCGACCACTGCGCTGTTGTGTCTCGGAAAAGTTgggaaagtttgaaaattcgaagaacTTGAATCGTGTATGAATTTCAATGAAGAAGAATATGCTTTAGCTCGTaatcgtatatttaatattataagtatatttcttGACTTGACACACCGAATGGGAAATATCTCAGTATATCTCTGTGAGGTTGTTCAGGTAACAACAGTACGAAGATGAAGCGGTACATATGTTATTGGCAATAACGCATGTACGATGCAtccgtaaatataattattaataatggaataatcgAGCGGAGTAGCATGGGtcaatagtttcttttttcgtggtgtaattaaaggaaaaaggaaaaaaagaaaaattgtttgtcAAATTCGTGCGAGCagtttcgtaataaaatttagattcttAAGTATAGGTGTACAATCAATGAGCTCATTGTCAGTGGATATCAATGATTTGTACAGCCGCGCCTGACTGACATTGAGTGATGGTTGTTTTGACGACGTTAACCGTTATGTTCTTTGtcgaaaaaaacataaaaaaagaaaaataatttcatttctctcgCGTTTGTTaagttttctttccttttaagAATTTGCGAAGCGTATATTGTAAGCAGCCACGTGGCCTGTATATTTTTGCTACAAATATCGTTAGTAGTaccgtttttaaaaattaaacgttcttacgttttttttcttattattattattattataacaacgattattattatctcttctttttaattcattcgacgttctaaaaaatttaaaaagaagaaaaaaaaaagtgctaATGAAATATTGACATAATAAGATCAATCGAAAGcggattatatttaatggtTTATATCAAATCGATGCTAATTTTTCATAgctgttataaataataaaacgaagaaGACCTTCATAGATGCAAAAGTAATgggaatttttgtaaaaaaaaaaaaaaaaaagaaaaaaaaagaagaagaagcactGGTATAGAACAAgtatttttt encodes:
- the LOC409607 gene encoding ubiquitin-conjugating enzyme E2 Q2 — protein: MACLNTLKQEIKTLESVFPKSHERFQIMSASVDELSCRFVGKNGKKYEIHANITETYPSTPPVWFAESEETSVTNAVQILSTTTGRDNHVINQVGILLKELCRLHSLPEPPDVERLRTALDPLRLGGSNEATAQRMEAEDAEDIEDDEESDAEEDLHLDMDEGDANAKSKGEEIELEHLATLERLRQNQRQDYLKGSVCGSVQATDRLMKELRDIYRSDSFKKGMYSIELVNDSLYEWNVRLMCVDPDSPLHSDLILLKEKEGKDSILLNMLFKETYPFEPPFVRVVHPMISGGYVLIGGAICMELLTKQGWSSAYTVEAVIMQISATLVKGKARIQFQGPGSASKVCGQGQYSLARAQQSFKSLVQIHEKNGWFTPPKEDG